In Sphaeramia orbicularis chromosome 1, fSphaOr1.1, whole genome shotgun sequence, a genomic segment contains:
- the psmd12 gene encoding 26S proteasome non-ATPase regulatory subunit 12 — protein MSEERSERSDGRIVKMEIDYSSTVDQRLPECEKMAKEGKLQEAVESLLSLEKQTRTASDMVSTSRILVAVVQMCYEAKDWDALNENIMLLSKRRSQLKQAVAKMVQECYKYVDAVTDLTIKLRLIDTLRTVTAGKIYVEIERARLTKTLAGIKEQSGEVKEAASILQELQVETYGSMEKKEKVEFILEQMRLCIAVKDYIRTQIISKKINTKFFQEEGSEELKLKYYNLMIQVDQHEGSYLSICKHYRAIYDTPCILEDSSKWQQALKSVVLYVILSPYDNEQSDLVHRISADKKLEEIPKYKDLLKQFTTMELMRWASLVEDYGKELREGSPDSPATDVFSYSEEGEKRWKDLKNRVVEHNIRIMAKYYTRITMKRMAGLLDLSIDESEEFLSSLVVNKTIYAKVDRLAGIINFQRPKDPNDLLNDWSHKLNSLMSLVNKTTHLIAKEEMIHNLQ, from the exons ATGTCTGAGGAGCGATCTGAACGTTCCGATGGAAGGATTGTAAAGATGGAGATCGACTACAGTTCAACTGTAGACCAACGTCTCCCTGAATGCGAGAAAATGGCTAAA GAGGGCAAGCTACAAGAGGCCGTTGAGAGCTTGTTGTCCCTGGAGAAGCAAACCAGAACG GCATCAGACATGGTTTCCACCTCCAGAATTCTTGTGGCTGTGGTCCAGATGTGTTATGAAGCCAAAGACTGGGATGCCCTGAATGAAAACATCATGTTGCTCTCCAAAAGAAGGAGTCAACTCAAACAG GCTGTTGCCAAGATGGTACAGGAATGTTACAAGTATGTGGATGCTGTGACGGATCTGACTATCAAGCTGAGACTCATTGACACACTTCGCACTGTGACTGCTGGCAAG ATCTATGTAGAGATTGAGCGTGCCAGGCTGACAAAGACGTTGGCGGGTATCAAGGAGCAGAGTGGAGAGGTCAAAGAGGCAGCTTCTATCCTCCAGGAGTTGCAG GTGGAAACCTACGGCTCTATGGAGAAAAAGGAGAAAGTGGAATTTATCTTGGAACAAATGAGGCTTTGCATCGCTGTTAAGGATTATATTCGCACCCAGATCATCAGCAAGAAGATAAACACCAAATTCTTCCAAGAGGAAGGCAGTGAG GAGTTGAAGCTGAAATACTACAACCTGATGATTCAGGTTGACCAGCATGAGGGCTCCTACCTGTCAATCTGCAAACACTACCGTGCCATCTATGACACCCCGTGCATCTTAGAGGACAGCAGCAAGTGGCAGCAG GCTCTCAAGAGTGTAGTGCTCTATGTGATTCTCTCTCCATATGACAATGAGCAGTCCGACCTTGTGCACAGAATCAGTGCAGACAAGAAATTGGAAGAAATCCCTAAATACAA GGACCTCCTGAAGCAGTTCACTACTATGGAGCTGATGCGCTGGGCCTCCCTAGTGGAGGATTATGGGAAGGAGCTGAGAGAGGGCTCACCTGATAGCCCTGCTACAGATGTTTTCTCTTATTCAGAGGAGGGGGAGAAAAGGTGGAAGGACCTGAAGAACAGAGTAGTGGAGCAT AACATCAGAATAATGGCCAAATATTACACCAGAATCACAATGAAGAGGATGGCAGGACTCCTTGACCTCTCTATCGAT GAATCAGAGGAGTTCCTCTCCAGCCTAGTTGTAAACAAGACCATTTATGCCAAGGTTGACCGGCTGGCTGGCATCATCAACTTTCAGAGGCCCAAAGACCCCAACGATCTGCTCAATGACTGGTCGCACAAACTCAACTCTCTGATGTCTCTGGTCAACAAGACTACACACCTGATTGCCAAGGAGGAGATGATTCACAACCTGCAGTGA